In Gimesia panareensis, the genomic window CCGCGTAGCCGGTCACATGCAGGGTTGCCAGGAATTCTTCAAAGGTTACCGCTTCGATTCCTCGTTTGACTTTCCCGATATCGGCTCGGTCGTCACCGATCAGATCGGAACCGACTGCCCGCAACTGCCAGGATACATTTTCTGCCCTGGCATCAACATGCCCAATCATGTAACCAGCACTGGGTTCCTGCCCGCCAGCCGGGCGCCGTGGAAACTGGGAACGAAGAACCTCGGGGAAAATCTCGCCGATCCCGCCTGGGAAGTGAAGTCACTGCAGTTGAACCCGAAACTCAGTCCGGAACGGTTCCATCAGCGACGCGAACTGCTGGCACAGTTGGATCGGTCCGATGTTGCGCAGACGGAAACAGCCGCGACGCTGCAGTCGTACTATGAAAACGCCGTTGATCTGCTGACCAGTCCCCGGGTACAGGCTTCACTCAATCTCTCCGCGGAGAGTGATAAAACTCGTGACCGCTACGGACGCGATCATCGTGGCTGCTGTTACCTGCTGGGCCGGAAACTGATCGAAGCGGGAGTACGGTTTGTCAGCGTGACGGTGATTCAACCACCCGAGCATGTCAACCGCCCCGGTTACGGACAGCCCAAAGGGGTGTTCCTGAACTGGGACCACCATGAAGGAATTTACCAGAACGGTCCCTGTGGCGGCCCGCAGGGAATGAGCAACCAGGAACGCTTCGGCTTACCCCATCCCGTAATGATGCCCAGCCTCGACCGGAGCCTCAGTGCGCTGATTGAAGATATGCACACCCGCGGGCTGCTGGAAGACACGCTGGTCTGCTTCATCACCGAAATGGGACGGACGCCGCGGGTCAATAAATGGGGCGGCCGCGATCACTGGGGACGTGCGATGTCCGTCGCGCTGGCTGGTGCCGGCGTTCCGGGAGGCCAGGTGATTGGTGCAACCAATAAAGAGGGCGGCGATGTCACCGATCGCCTCTACACCCCTTACGATTATGCAGAGACCATCTATCGCAAGCTGGGCATCGATACCGCCGCACGACTGAGAAGACCAGACGGCCTGCCCATCGAATTCACTGACGGCGGTCACCCGATCAGGGAAGTCTTCTAACCGCAGATTACTTTTGTCGCAGCAGTTTCTGCAGGCGTTTTCCACCGATTTCTGCGATGAAGAGATTCCCTGCGGTATCCGCTGTCAGCATGTGGGGCAGATTGAATTCCCCCGGGCCAGCCCCCTTGCGGCCCCAGGAGTTCGCTACTTTGCCGGCGGAATTCAACTGCAGCACTTTGTTGGCACGACCATCTGCTACAAACAGCGTCCCCTGTGAATCAAACTCCATACCATAGGGAGCAAACCCGGGCCAGATCTCCAGCAGTTTTCCTTCCGAGTTGAAGACCTGCACACGGTCGTTCTCCCGGTCACCGACCAGAATGCGGCCCTGGCGATCCAGAATGATCGAATGCGGCAGATTGAACTGCCCCGGTCCCTTGCCGGGCTCTCCCCACTGGCCCAGATATTTTCCATTTGCGGCGAACTTCATCACGCGACTGTTTCCATAGCCATCAGAGACATAGATTTCATCATGACGGCCAAAGGCGATATCGGTCGGCTTGTTGAACTGGTTTTCGCCGGTACCGGGTTTGCCCGGCTGACCGATCGCCAGCAGCAGTTTTCCTCGCGGGTTGAACTGGAAAACCATGTGGCTGCCGATATCAGTAACCCAGATATTGTCGTGCTGGTCGACGCGGAGGCCGTGTGCCTGGCCGATCAGCTTGTCCCCCCACGAATGGAGGAACCGACCATCCGGTCCAAAACAGAGAATCGGCTGCTTTCCCCGGTGGAAAAGATACATCCGCCCTTCACTGTCATAATCGACGGCGGAACAGGGACCGAGTGTGAGTCCCGGAGGAAGCTGAATCCCATTACCGGCAGCGGGAACGAAGTTGATTTTGTCCGCGGCAGTTGCGAAACTCGCGGACAGCATCAGACAGGTCATGGCAAGAATGGAGAGACTGATTAGACGATGCAGATCCATGGGGATGACTCCTGAACGACTTCGGATTTTTGACTGGGGCAGGGATCGTCATAACAAAATTTGATTGATTCAGTGTACGCTGCTCTCAGTGTACTGTCGAGTCTTGATCACCGATCTGTTCTATACTCGATTGACAACGGTACTGAAACCATCTATTGATTAACTTTCTCAGACTCACACACTGGTGTTGCGGTGTCTCCCGCCACCTGAATCTGCGTCAGCGAAGTCATTTGTCAACCATCCGGTATTTTTCATGGACTCCCGAATTAAACTGCTCTTCAGCGGTCTGGCCATTGCTGTGACTTTCATGGCTTTTGTGCCTTATATACGCGGTATTCTCGCGGGACGAATCAAGCCGCACCTGTTTTCCTGGCTGATCTGGGGCACTACCACACTGATTGTCTTCTTTGCCCAACTCGAAGCGAAAGGGGGCGCCGGCGCCTGGCCGATCGGCGTTTCAGGCACCATCACGGTTTACATCGCTTTTCTGTCGTATGTAAAACGGGCGGATGTTTCGATCACGCGCGTCGACAAACTGTTTTTCAGTGCAGCGCTGCTCTCCATTCCCTGCTGGTATTTCACTTCCAATCCACTATGGGCCGTGGTCCTGTTGACGACCATTGACCTCTTGGGCTTTGGTCCGACCATCCGCAAGGCCTATGACCGTCCGTATGAAGAAAGCCTGCTGTTTATCTTTCTGTTCTTCGTCAGAAATACGTTTGCACTACTGGCCCTGGAATCCTATTCGCTGACCACAGTGCTTTTCCCGCTCTCGATCAGTGTCGTCTGCCTGTTTCTGGTTGTCCTGATCAGCTATCGCCGCCGGGTTGTGGTGGCCGACCGTTAACACGTCAATGTCACACACAGGCTTTCATTCCTGCGTTTCACTGACCGCATCCAGCTCTTTCTCCGGTTCTGCCATTGAAAAGCGAATCTCGCCCGTCTTCAGTGGGGGGGCATTGTTATCAGCATAATTGGGTAAGGTAAAGCGGACACGCACCGACTGACCAGGTTTCGCCTGAATGACAGTTTCAGCCTGCCCCCGCTCCATATCGCCCAGGCGGATTGGCAGACCGCGGATTTCATGCTGCACACCAAAGCCGAAGGGCAAGACCCACCAGCCCACTGGTCCAGCCGGTTTTCTGTCCTGATCGATGGGAATCGGTTTGCCGGTGTCATCGACGGCAGAGAGTTTCGTGTAGTAACTGTGCGTCATTAGACGGGGAAGCGAGATTTCGACAAACTGATCTCCCGTGTTGCGATAATAGAATCGGGGCAGCACCTGCTGCCCGGTCGCATACTGTTCTTTGTGGGGCTCGAAACGAACTCCTGCCTGCAAGCCGTTCTCAGCAACGGGCCCCCAGGCGATCTTGCCGTTATCGATTGCCTGGGAGCGAACATACTGTTTTCTGAGAATGATTGTATAACGGGGATAGGGAACTCTATTCGAAATGCGAGGCAATGTCAGCCGAATCGACCAGATCAAATACTCATTTCCGTCGCCAGGTTGAAACAAGTTCAGGAGTTCAAAGCCGACATCTTCAGGGAGTTGACGCTGATCGGCAATTTTCTGCAACGCCGCGAATTCCGCATTGGTCACATCCAGTTCGTTGCGTCGAGTTTTCATCCGGCGGATCGCTGCGACGACTTCTTCTTCCGTCAGCGGCGGTTGATCAATTCCTCCCAGGCTCCGATGTGCGGAATTGAATCCATGGATCGCCGCAGCCAGGGGTGTGTTATCTGGCAGTAAGGGTCCAGGTTTACTTAGTTTAACAGGCTGGCCTGCAGCATCCTGTTGATTTAACAGTCGTGTGCGTATCACGTGGATGAAGGGGGGCCCCTGGGGTTGATCGAGCACCAGTTGCACCTGCCAGGCCTGAAAACGGTCCTGATCCTCGCCATCCAGCGCGTTTTTGAATTCCAGTCGCCAGCCAGCAGCGAACCTGCGCAGCTCTGCGATTTCGCGAAACTGTTGTAGCTGCTCTGCAGAAAGTCCTGGAATCTTCTTTTCCAGCAAAGCCCAGCGAACCGATGCCACGACTTCGTCATCGGTCAGGAGTGGCTGCCCCTTGCCGACGGGATCCAGTTGTTGTTGCTGGTTGAATTCCTGAACGACATCGGAGAGTTGCCTGCTGCCTGCCGGATCAGTTTTCACTCTGCTGGACGGATCTGGTTTCGCCCTGCCTGCAGGGTCAAATTTCAAGTCACGACAGAACGCCGCAATCCGCGAAATGGGAAGCATGTAGGATTTGTTTGCATTCTCACCCAGAAAGCGGGTCCCCACCAGGGTCAGTCCCGCCAGTTGCCCTTCCTTGAACAGAGGCGTCCCTTCAGGAAGACTGCGATCAAGTTGTATGAGGCCTTCATACCGATGTTTTTTCTTCAAATGGGGCAACGACAGTTCCGCTTGACAGTTTAAGGCCACGATGCGTGCTGCCTGCGGGGTCATAGTAAATTGCGGGGAACTCCCGGGATACATGGCCGAGAGTTCATCGCCCACCGCCAGTAGCACATATTCTGAAGGCTGATAGTCGGTCAGCTTCTGCTGTGTCCGATACACGAATAGTTCCTTCGTACTCTGCGGCTGATAGACTGCTTCTATTGGTGGACGGTTGGGAAACTCAAGAAACATTCGATCGACGGCTGCAGGAGCCCCCTCGGGAACAATCCCTGCTGTCCCGGCTGTGACCACGCATGTTTGAGAGCCGACATTGACCAGAATTCCGGGTATCGCACGGCGGGACTGATCCCGAAAGAAAACCAGCACCAGTCGGGCAATTGCCTTTTCAGCGGCCGTTTTCGGCGGTACTCCATACGGGGAGGAACTGACCGATTCTTCGCTGGCTGGTCTGACTAAAGTGGAACTGGATTCGGGAATGCTTTTCAACCGGTCGCATAATTCAACCATTTCTCCCACTGGTACAACAAAGGTTCCCTGTGGATTATCGTTCACATATCGAGGCCGACTGCGTGTGATCCCCACAAGTTTGCCATCTTTGAAGAGGGGAATCCCCGAAGGCAGATTACGATCGATTCCGAATTCCACCAGTTGCGGAGACTCCTTTTTCTTTCCGGCAGCGTCAGTTTTTGTTTTGTACCTGAGAGTGGTGATGCGCGTGGCATGGGGAGTCACATATAATTCACTGGTCCCTCCCAACAGAATCGCCGATAACTGGTCACCAATTTCCAGCTGGATGTCGTCCACCGGTCGATAGTCGGTCAGCTTTCGTCGCGCACGGTAGAGGTATAAATCTTTCGTACTCTCCTTCTGATACTCGAGTCCAATCTTTCCCCGTCCCGGGATATCGAGGTACATGCGCGCGGCGATCGGAGGTTTCGCCTCGGGGCCCAGGCCAGCTGTAATCACGTAGGTTTCCGCGCCAGCGTTGACCATGATGCCGCGCACTGCCCGATGCGTCTGATTCTGAAATGAGATCAACGTCAACTGAGCAATCGCTTTTTCGGCAGCCGTTTTCGGTCGGACCTTAATGGATTCTTCCCTGCTTCCAAAAAAGTCAGGATGGATCTGGCGGAGTGCATTGCTCGTACCCGCTGTAAGTGGCGTGGGGGCAGGCGCCGACTGTGGAACCAAAGGAACAGGCACCCCCGTTTTCAAATAGATCACAAGCTGACCGGGTTGAACCGGTGTCTCTTTTTTTTCCTCGAAGATCCGTCCCACCGATCGCTCCTGTTCGACTTTGGTAATGAAGACCCGTCCACAGATTTTCCCTTGATCAATGACGGCCAGTTGCATCCCCACTTTGATTCCCAACTGCTTCCCCAGGGAGAGCACGGCTTCCCCCTCAGCGACAGAGACCACCTGTCCCTTTAAAAGCATGCTTTCCGGAACATCAATCACAGGCTGTGCGGCCTTGTCTGCCGACACACGTACCCAGAGCAGATCGGCCATCTCCGGCGTCCCCGGGTTCACACGGGACTGGCGACTGGTGGTCCAGGCGCCGCGGATTTCATCGTCAACGAGTCTGATGGAAAGCTTGCCGAAGCGTGCTTCCCCTTCACGCCAGATCCCGTTGAAGCGGCGTTCGATGCGCGACCACTTCAATCGCACGCTGCCCGGGGCAGCATTGCCAGGCTGCTGATACGACCCCGTATAATCCCCCTCTTCTTCGTGGTTCAGCGTGACGATCCCCCACTCCGGACTGCGCCATTTTCCG contains:
- a CDS encoding DUF1501 domain-containing protein — translated: MVNPLELSHALTHRDCDPGRRRLLRSVSAGMMGAGLAEMLSLQAVASNTTHRPGQAKRVLVVYEEGGISQMDTWDPKPQAPYDHRTPYQPIATNVPGINFSSLMPMTAWQADKLSVIRSMTTARVAGHMQGCQEFFKGYRFDSSFDFPDIGSVVTDQIGTDCPQLPGYIFCPGINMPNHVTSTGFLPASRAPWKLGTKNLGENLADPAWEVKSLQLNPKLSPERFHQRRELLAQLDRSDVAQTETAATLQSYYENAVDLLTSPRVQASLNLSAESDKTRDRYGRDHRGCCYLLGRKLIEAGVRFVSVTVIQPPEHVNRPGYGQPKGVFLNWDHHEGIYQNGPCGGPQGMSNQERFGLPHPVMMPSLDRSLSALIEDMHTRGLLEDTLVCFITEMGRTPRVNKWGGRDHWGRAMSVALAGAGVPGGQVIGATNKEGGDVTDRLYTPYDYAETIYRKLGIDTAARLRRPDGLPIEFTDGGHPIREVF
- a CDS encoding peptidyl-alpha-hydroxyglycine alpha-amidating lyase family protein — encoded protein: MDLHRLISLSILAMTCLMLSASFATAADKINFVPAAGNGIQLPPGLTLGPCSAVDYDSEGRMYLFHRGKQPILCFGPDGRFLHSWGDKLIGQAHGLRVDQHDNIWVTDIGSHMVFQFNPRGKLLLAIGQPGKPGTGENQFNKPTDIAFGRHDEIYVSDGYGNSRVMKFAANGKYLGQWGEPGKGPGQFNLPHSIILDRQGRILVGDRENDRVQVFNSEGKLLEIWPGFAPYGMEFDSQGTLFVADGRANKVLQLNSAGKVANSWGRKGAGPGEFNLPHMLTADTAGNLFIAEIGGKRLQKLLRQK
- a CDS encoding protein kinase domain-containing protein: MHHKLTACNPDSIELFLQQKLSDSEQADFERHLDDCSECRAQLETAAASDEIWSSVRESLQDETRLLDEPLAEESAWDTATGPAASFSQSSILNLLAPSDDERMLGRLGTYEVVGVIGAGGMGIVLKALDPALNRYVAIKILAPHLGSSGAARQRFSREAQAAAAVVHDSVIEIHGVAETKGLPYLVMSYVRGQSLQRRIDDSGPLALVEILRIGMQAANGLAAAHAQGLVHRDVKPANILLADGVERVKLTDFGLARAADDASLTRTGIIAGTPQYMSPEQARGEAVDQASDLFSLGSVLYTLCTGRAPFRSETSYGVLRRITDEEPRPIREINPEIPEWLCQIIGRLMSKEPAERYASASEVSALLEECLAHVQRPTEVALPETLAVATRPRRVFRVVTLVAALSAVVLGFCFWLGTAPPDIAGKWRSPEWGIVTLNHEEEGDYTGSYQQPGNAAPGSVRLKWSRIERRFNGIWREGEARFGKLSIRLVDDEIRGAWTTSRQSRVNPGTPEMADLLWVRVSADKAAQPVIDVPESMLLKGQVVSVAEGEAVLSLGKQLGIKVGMQLAVIDQGKICGRVFITKVEQERSVGRIFEEKKETPVQPGQLVIYLKTGVPVPLVPQSAPAPTPLTAGTSNALRQIHPDFFGSREESIKVRPKTAAEKAIAQLTLISFQNQTHRAVRGIMVNAGAETYVITAGLGPEAKPPIAARMYLDIPGRGKIGLEYQKESTKDLYLYRARRKLTDYRPVDDIQLEIGDQLSAILLGGTSELYVTPHATRITTLRYKTKTDAAGKKKESPQLVEFGIDRNLPSGIPLFKDGKLVGITRSRPRYVNDNPQGTFVVPVGEMVELCDRLKSIPESSSTLVRPASEESVSSSPYGVPPKTAAEKAIARLVLVFFRDQSRRAIPGILVNVGSQTCVVTAGTAGIVPEGAPAAVDRMFLEFPNRPPIEAVYQPQSTKELFVYRTQQKLTDYQPSEYVLLAVGDELSAMYPGSSPQFTMTPQAARIVALNCQAELSLPHLKKKHRYEGLIQLDRSLPEGTPLFKEGQLAGLTLVGTRFLGENANKSYMLPISRIAAFCRDLKFDPAGRAKPDPSSRVKTDPAGSRQLSDVVQEFNQQQQLDPVGKGQPLLTDDEVVASVRWALLEKKIPGLSAEQLQQFREIAELRRFAAGWRLEFKNALDGEDQDRFQAWQVQLVLDQPQGPPFIHVIRTRLLNQQDAAGQPVKLSKPGPLLPDNTPLAAAIHGFNSAHRSLGGIDQPPLTEEEVVAAIRRMKTRRNELDVTNAEFAALQKIADQRQLPEDVGFELLNLFQPGDGNEYLIWSIRLTLPRISNRVPYPRYTIILRKQYVRSQAIDNGKIAWGPVAENGLQAGVRFEPHKEQYATGQQVLPRFYYRNTGDQFVEISLPRLMTHSYYTKLSAVDDTGKPIPIDQDRKPAGPVGWWVLPFGFGVQHEIRGLPIRLGDMERGQAETVIQAKPGQSVRVRFTLPNYADNNAPPLKTGEIRFSMAEPEKELDAVSETQE